One Stratiformator vulcanicus genomic window, AATGCGCACCGCCATCGTTGGTCTTCAGGATCATCCCCGCTGCGCCGACGGCGATGCCGTGTTCAGGGCTGCTGAACGCTATGTCGCGGATCGGAACCGATTGGCCGGTGTCCTGCGGAAACCATGATTTTCCCCCGTCTGAGGAGTGCCACACGATCGTTCCCGGACGGCCTGCTACCCAGATATTTTCACCAAGTTGGGCCACCGCCCACAGATCAAAGACGTCTTCGGCAGCCGGCGGTAATGATGCGTCGGCACGTTGCCAGCCGATCCCCGAGGTCGTCGTGAGAATCACTCCGCCGTCGCCGACCGCCCAACCGGAGGGAACGGCAGCATCGGCATCAAACGTGATCGCGTGGATGCCGCGGAGTCTCAATGACTCCGCTCGCGCTTCGACCAGCGATCCGTCGACGGCAATGCGAAGCGTGCCGTTGGTGCCGCCGAGGATGGCGGTCTCCGGGCTGGCGAATGCCGCTGCTCGCCATGAAGCGTTTGCCGTTCCGGTCAGTGGTTCCCAAGTCTTCCCCCCGTCGACCGTACGAACCAATCCAGACGGACAGCGCCGCGACGGATCGCACGCGGCGATGCCGGTTTGGAGGTCAAAAAATCGAACGGCTTGAAATCGCGGGATCCGATCGGGAAAGGAGACCTCCCACGTCGCCCCGCCGTCTGTCGTGGCAAGCAGGCACCCGCGGCTGCGCGGCTCACCGTCGAGCGTTGAGGGCAACGACTCACCGCCGACGGCCCACCCGACGCGATCGGTGACGAAGCAGATACTGCGCAGCGGGAGGTCAGTCCCCGTCGATAAGAGTTCCCAAGTTTGGCCGCCGTCGATCGTCTTCCAGATGGTGCCGCGATCACCGGCCGCCCATCCGTAATTGCTGCCAAGGAGTGTGATATCCCGCAGCATCGCATCATCGCGACTGCACGGGGTCGGCTCTGCGGCGGTGAGATGGCCGCTGCCGGCGAGCAAGACTGCCGTCAGAAACACGAGACGAACGAGGAGGCGCGACACGATCGGTTCGGTCCGAATGTGAGTGAAAATGAGGTGACGCCACACAAGCCCGAAGCGCAAGCGAGTGACGGAATCGAACGGTCTAATGATCCTGAATATCGGCGCCGTCCCGTTCGATAAGGACGGACCTCAACAGTGGCAAACGTCAATCGACGCATTCCTCGCTTGCGCTTCGGGCTTGTTCGCAGGGACTTAGCAGAATCGAGCCAACTCGGGGAGGGCGATACCGCGTTTTAGCGGTTGCATTATCGGCGGTCGCCGCGGCGGAAGGCGTTGCCCTGATAGTTCCGGAACCGGCCGCTGCCCGCTCGACGCTCCTGCACGGGAGGTTTGGCCAGATGCGTTATCTTCATGACCCACGCTGCGATCGCGCCGACGGCGAATCCGCCGATGTGAGCCCACCAGGCGACGCCGGTCGTCTGGCCGATCGAAGCCGTTCCTTCGAGCAACTGCATCACGAACCAGATGCCGAGAAAAAACGGAGCGGGCAGCACAAGGATCTGAATGATGAAGAAGATCGGCACGAGCGTGAACACCTTCGCGCCGGGGTAGAGCATCATATAGGCGCCCATCACTCCCGCGATCGCCCCGCTGGCGCCGACGGTCGGCGTCATCGAATGCGGGGCTGAAATCAGATGCGACAGGCTCGCCGCGACGCCACAGCCCAGATAGAAAATCAGAAATCCAAGGTGGCCGAAGCGGTCCTCGACGTTGTCGCCGAACACGATGAGGAACCACAAATTCCCGATGATGTGCATCCACCCGCCGTGCAGGAAGATGCAGGTCAGTGGCGTCAGCCATGCGGGCACGATTGCCGGATTTGCCTCGCGAAACCGATAACCGGGCTTGGGTCCTTCGGGCGTGTCGACCATGACACGCTCGACCGGTATCTCGATCGTCGCGGTCGGATCGGAAATCCGTTCCGGAATCATCGCCAATTCGTCGACCAATTGCGTCGGCGAGGCGAGTTGAAACAGGAACATCACGGTGCACAGCCCGACGATCGCGTAGTTCACGATCGGCGTTCGCCGCGACTTGATGTCATCGTAAAGAGGGAACATGCGGCCTCATGCCGTCTGATACCGTGAGCAAACGACAACGTGTGCGGATCACAGCCGCACACGTTCTCGCTCAGCCGAAAGCTTAACGACGCTTGGTCGCGAAGACGTAGATCGCCAAGAGGACCGTTGCGCCGACGATCGACATAATGATTCCGCCGGGTGAGAACTGTCCCTGGCCCGTTTGAAAGAAGGTCCACAGGAATCCGCCGACGAACGAGCCGACAACACCGAGGGCGATTGAAGCGATCCAGCCTAGATTCTGCTTGCCGGGCACCAGGAACTGGGCGATACCGCCGCAAAACGCCCCGAAGATGATCCACAAAATGACGTTGATGACGGTACCCATCTGCTGCTCCTTGGTGCAAAAGTCACGGCGTTGATTCGCTCGAATTCGCGGTCATCATAACGAACGTCGTGACGATTGCCTTGGGGAAAACTCCGAGCAACGGAGTAATCTTAGGCCTTTCGCATGCAAAGCGGGTCATCGTAGTTAGTCGGGTTGGGACGCATCGTCGAGCCCTTCCCAGATCCACGCGTTCGCTTCGTCGCTCTCAGCGCTTTCGAAGAATCTTAACTCGCGCGCCGGTGAGAGTGACATGCGGGCGAAGCGACGCAGGTTTGGCGAAAGTCCGACGATCGCGAGCCGCTCAATCTTCCGGCGATGGCGAAAATGAAAGCCGAACGCCCGACGATAGCCGCCAATCGTCCAGCCGTCGAACTGATCGTAAAGAAGCAGCAGGCGAATGCTGCCATGTCGCTCCATCAGGTTGCGGAGCGTCGGCCCGAACTGCTCGAATGCGGTTCGAGTGACCCGACCTTTGACGCGGATTTCGACGATTCGGCCGTCGAGCAAGAGTCGGATTTGCGAATTCATCGTCCGGCCCTCTCGGACGCGGCGGACACATTCAGCACCTCGCGCGGGCATCGACGAATTCGTATCAATCCATTTCAATCCTGTATCCGTCACTGGTCGCTGCCATCTCACTCAGTCTTGAGTAAACCGTTCTTGCCGGTCGTCGAGTATCCCCGCGAGGTCATTTCTGCTGACTACGAAGAGTCTAGGACCGGACGACCGCTCCGCTGAACACATTCCGAGAGCCGAAGAGCGTTCCTGCGAAATATTTCGGCCGGAGTCGGGCTATTCGGGGGGAACTACGCATCGCTGGTGCGTCGGCGGTGGTGGGTTTCCGACCGTCCAATTTTGCACTGAAGTTTCGATCTATTGTGGCTTGAACTTGAATGTGTATTTTTGTACATTAACGTGGTCTTCTATGGTGCTGAGTCCGCTTTGCCAATGAGCTTGAAGGGGGGTATTTGATGTCACCGGTCTTTCGGCTTCCGGTTCGGGAGCCCAGTGCAGGGGGAATCCCAACGCAGAGAGGATCCCCTTGTAGCGGGAATCACCGTGAGGTTGCGGTGCCGACGAGTCGGCTATCGGTCCTGCGGAGGGTCGGCCCATGCGGCTGACGATGAGTGACCGTCCCATGAGGGAGCGGTCTTTGTTCGGAATGATGCGCTAAGCGCCACGGGGGAGAGGCTTCTTATGAAAACGGCTGATCCTTCGTCCTGATCCAAGTTTTCCGACACACCCACCATGTCTCGGAACAAACCCCAGTTTGAAAGTCGTTTTCGGAACGAAAACCCTGCTGCAAGGCAGGCAGCGGAGACAACGCAGTTCACACCGTCATTCGATTCGCCGCATCGCCGTGGTGCGGCGCGTCCGGGTGAGGGTTCGATTTCGGATCGTCAGTGGAAGGCGATTGCTCCGCTGTTGCCGGCCGAGCCCGCGCGGGGTCGGCATCGCACGACCGATGTCAGGTCGGTTGTGGAAGCGATTCATTATCGCTGGCAGACGGGCTGTCCGTGGCGGCAATTGCCGCAGAAATTTCCGCCGTGGCCGACCGTCTACACGTACTTTCGCGCGTGGTTGCGTGACGGCACGTTACGCAGTTTGCGGGAGGTACTCAAACCGCCCCGGCCATCGGAAATATCGGACCCGAACCGCGCCGCGTGATAGCGTGTCTTCGGCGGCTTGCCTTCGGATCTGCGGTCGGCTTCACAACTCGGCCGGCCGCAGATCTTTCTTGTACTTGTCACCAAAGCCGGAATTGTTCGGGTCGTAGTCGCCGACGATCGTGGCGTTTGCTCCATCCTGCGGAATCTGCTTTTCTTGCCCCAGTGCCCACAAAATTCCGTTGAGGGCCAGTTTCCGCATCGACTCCTGCTTGAAGTCGAACGGGTGACCTAACGTTGTGAAGAATACGCGTCCCGATCCGTCACCGGCTGAATTGTAGGTCTTCGTCCAAACCACCGGCTGCTCAGAAGGGTAACGGGCTTCGCGACCTTCGGCGGCATGTTTCGATCGCAAGGAACGGCCTTCCACAAGCGGATCGCTGTCTCCGGCGAGCGTGTCGCCACCGCCGGATACATGATAAAGCCACGAATACGCGTTGAAGGGCTTCACCCCCCGCAGTATCGGATGCATCGACTTGGCGGCCACCGGCTCGACCGCTGTCAGCGGTTCTTTGCCGTCGCCGAAGTGGCCGTGATGCGTAATCCACTGTTGGCCGATCAGTTCTCGCATTTTCGGGCCATTCCACGCCCGATGCTGGCTGCTTTCATCGCGGAACCGGAAAGCGTGCGTGGCCGTTCGAAAACCGACGATCGGTTTTTGCGAATCGACGTACTTCAGAAAATGGCGAAATTGGTCGTGTGGCAGATCACGGAATCGCGTGAACAAGACCAGCAAATCCGCCTGCTCCAGAATTTCCATCCCAGGGATCGATTCGACGTTCGTCGGGTTGATAGTGCCATCGGGGGCGAGGGCGTAAAGGACTTCGACCCGAACTCCGTAGTCACGCTTGAGGATGCGTGCCAGCATCGGCATCGACTCTTCCGACCGGTACTCTTCGTCCCCCGTCAAGAATACGATCAGCGGCGCGTCATTCGACGAAGGATCAACCACCGGCGTTCGCGCTGCCTCGACTGGCGATTTCGCATTTGACTCGACGTTGGATGCACTCTCGCCTGCTTCGTTCGTCTGAGCCCCAGCCGAAGCCAGCGCCACCGTCAGAACAACCGCAACAATCGCAACAATGCTGAGGAGATCGACTCGTCGCATGAGCATTCCGAATATCTGCAAACCGACACTGCGTCGATTCAAGGGTCAACGGCGGGATTCAAATTTCTGAGCTTTGCTCGGACGCGGGATTGTATCGCACCGACAAAGGCGGCGAGGGCGATCGCGTTATGGCCGCAACCGCTTCACCACAGTCGCGCCGCCACAGTCGCCAGTTCGCAACGATGTGACCGAGCGATCAAAAGAATCGTCGCAAAAGTGCGATTCATTGCAACCCCTGTCGCCGGGGATATCCACGATTGTCGTAGGGGTTGTAACGGCTGAACTTGAAGCATCGGTCGATGCGCCATGTTGATTTTTTGACGCGTCCCCGGGCGTGACCTACGTTTCGGCAGCCTTGGTTCCGGATATCTCGTCCGATCGCTGCTCGAGTCATCTCCTTTCGCCCACAGACGCGATGAAATCCAGTCATTCCACAATCTGGACGACCTGTCTCATCGCCTCCGGTGTCGTTGCCGCGTTCTGCGGCGCCCTGGCTTACGCGGTCGCCGGTCCGGCTACCGCATTGATCGATCCCAATCTCCTCATATATGTCCACGTTGCGATCGCGTGTGTCGGGCCGGTCCTCGTCGGTCTGTTGACGGGGCGGGCCTTTCACGCCGCCATGAAGCGAGCGACCGCCATCGTCCGTAGAGCGGAACTTCGTCCAGAATTTGCGAACTCAGCCGGTCCCTTCACTCCGATTCTGGCCGAGATGATTCCGCGACTTGAAAGCGCCGAGCAGCACTCCTCCGATTCAGACCGCAAGCGGGCCGAATTGGAGGCGCGAAGACACATCGAACAACGGAAATTTGCACAGCTTTCCGCCTCACTCGACTGCATTCCCGACGCGGTCGTGCTTTGCGATGCGGCCGATCGCATCGTCTTCAGTAACCGAGCCGCATCAACTCTGTGGTGCGACGGAAACAGTTGCGTCAGCGACCTGTCCGCTCTCCCCGAATTGGCCAAACTGATTCAAGAAACGCGGTCCCGGACTGAAGCCACTAATCGCCGGGCGGCTGAATTTACCGTCGGGACAGGCGAATCGGCCCGGGCCTTCCGCGCCATCGCGACCAGCATCGCCAACGATGACCAACCCGCGATCGCCGTCGTCCTGAAAGACGTCCGCGAGGAACGGCAGGAAAAGGAGAGGCACGTCCAATTCATCTCCTCAGTCTGCCACGAGCTGAAAACTCCGATGGCAAGTATTCGAGCCTACACCGAACTGCTGATCGACGATGACGTCGAGACGGAACAGGAGCGGAAAGAGACCTACGGCTTCATCGAGTCCCAGGTCGACCGGCTGACCCGGATGGTCAACAACATGCTAAATTTCGCCCGAGTCGAAACGGGAGTCATTAAGGTCCAGCGGGAAGACCTCGAACTTAATGACGTACTAACCAAGGCCGGTAAGGTCGTCAGCCAACTCGCCGAAGAAAAGAATCAAACATTCGTTAGTGAATTAAGCGACCTCTACCTGGCGGCTCACCTCGATAAAGAACTCTTCGGTCAAGGTGTCATCAATCTGCTATCGAACGCCGTGAAGTACACGCCCGCGGGGGGAGAAGTTCGACTGCGCAGTCGCTTGGAAGATGACTGCATCGTCGTCGAAGTTTCCGACAACGGCCTCGGCATCCCTGAGGAATCGTTGCCCAAACTCTTTGACCGCTTCTATCGCGTTCCCGGTAATAATTCTGCCGCTAAAGGGACCGGCCTCGGGCTGGCACTTGTGAAACATATCGTGACCGAACTTCACAACGGGACGATCGACGTCACATCAGAGGTCGGGAAAGGTACGACGTTCCGCCTGACTTTACCGTTCGGCCATCGTTCGAAACGCTCCGGACGTAGTTCATCGCGCAGTGTGAGCACGACTGAACCAGAATCGGCCTCCACCACCTCCGAATGATCTTAATTCATCGATCAACAAGGGAGTGATCCCATGACTATCAAAGTTTCTATTTGCGATGACGAGCCGCATATCACCCGTGCGGTTGCGATGAAGCTATCGAAGGCCGGATTTAATGTCGAATCATATTCGGACGCCGAAGACCTGTGGTCGAAATTTACCGAATTCAAACCGCAACTCGTGGTGACCGACTATCAAATGCCCCGGATGGATGGTCTTTCACTGATTCGCAACCTTCGGGCACACCCGGAAGGCCAAGATGTGCCGGTCGTTTTATTGACGGCGAAGGGCTTCGAACTCGAACAGAGCGAATTAAATCTGATGGGCGGGACGATCCGACTGTGCCCGAAGCCGTTTAGCCCCCGTGAACTCCTCGCAGTCTGTAAAGAACTCTGCGCCGATGCGTCGATCGAAGCCTGAAGTCCATTCCTATGACAGTCTCCGATTCTCACTATCAAGACGGGTCGCTGCTGCTGTTCACCGGTCTGGCCTCGGTCCTCGTGATCGCGGCCGTCCTCTTAGGGACGCAGCTCGGCTGGACCCCCGGCGCGGCCACCGTC contains:
- a CDS encoding transposase, whose product is MSRNKPQFESRFRNENPAARQAAETTQFTPSFDSPHRRGAARPGEGSISDRQWKAIAPLLPAEPARGRHRTTDVRSVVEAIHYRWQTGCPWRQLPQKFPPWPTVYTYFRAWLRDGTLRSLREVLKPPRPSEISDPNRAA
- a CDS encoding ThuA domain-containing protein; protein product: MLMRRVDLLSIVAIVAVVLTVALASAGAQTNEAGESASNVESNAKSPVEAARTPVVDPSSNDAPLIVFLTGDEEYRSEESMPMLARILKRDYGVRVEVLYALAPDGTINPTNVESIPGMEILEQADLLVLFTRFRDLPHDQFRHFLKYVDSQKPIVGFRTATHAFRFRDESSQHRAWNGPKMRELIGQQWITHHGHFGDGKEPLTAVEPVAAKSMHPILRGVKPFNAYSWLYHVSGGGDTLAGDSDPLVEGRSLRSKHAAEGREARYPSEQPVVWTKTYNSAGDGSGRVFFTTLGHPFDFKQESMRKLALNGILWALGQEKQIPQDGANATIVGDYDPNNSGFGDKYKKDLRPAEL
- a CDS encoding response regulator transcription factor produces the protein MTIKVSICDDEPHITRAVAMKLSKAGFNVESYSDAEDLWSKFTEFKPQLVVTDYQMPRMDGLSLIRNLRAHPEGQDVPVVLLTAKGFELEQSELNLMGGTIRLCPKPFSPRELLAVCKELCADASIEA
- a CDS encoding GlsB/YeaQ/YmgE family stress response membrane protein, with the translated sequence MGTVINVILWIIFGAFCGGIAQFLVPGKQNLGWIASIALGVVGSFVGGFLWTFFQTGQGQFSPGGIIMSIVGATVLLAIYVFATKRR
- a CDS encoding rhomboid family intramembrane serine protease, which encodes MFPLYDDIKSRRTPIVNYAIVGLCTVMFLFQLASPTQLVDELAMIPERISDPTATIEIPVERVMVDTPEGPKPGYRFREANPAIVPAWLTPLTCIFLHGGWMHIIGNLWFLIVFGDNVEDRFGHLGFLIFYLGCGVAASLSHLISAPHSMTPTVGASGAIAGVMGAYMMLYPGAKVFTLVPIFFIIQILVLPAPFFLGIWFVMQLLEGTASIGQTTGVAWWAHIGGFAVGAIAAWVMKITHLAKPPVQERRAGSGRFRNYQGNAFRRGDRR
- a CDS encoding sensor histidine kinase, producing the protein MKSSHSTIWTTCLIASGVVAAFCGALAYAVAGPATALIDPNLLIYVHVAIACVGPVLVGLLTGRAFHAAMKRATAIVRRAELRPEFANSAGPFTPILAEMIPRLESAEQHSSDSDRKRAELEARRHIEQRKFAQLSASLDCIPDAVVLCDAADRIVFSNRAASTLWCDGNSCVSDLSALPELAKLIQETRSRTEATNRRAAEFTVGTGESARAFRAIATSIANDDQPAIAVVLKDVREERQEKERHVQFISSVCHELKTPMASIRAYTELLIDDDVETEQERKETYGFIESQVDRLTRMVNNMLNFARVETGVIKVQREDLELNDVLTKAGKVVSQLAEEKNQTFVSELSDLYLAAHLDKELFGQGVINLLSNAVKYTPAGGEVRLRSRLEDDCIVVEVSDNGLGIPEESLPKLFDRFYRVPGNNSAAKGTGLGLALVKHIVTELHNGTIDVTSEVGKGTTFRLTLPFGHRSKRSGRSSSRSVSTTEPESASTTSE
- a CDS encoding SpoIIAA family protein gives rise to the protein MNSQIRLLLDGRIVEIRVKGRVTRTAFEQFGPTLRNLMERHGSIRLLLLYDQFDGWTIGGYRRAFGFHFRHRRKIERLAIVGLSPNLRRFARMSLSPARELRFFESAESDEANAWIWEGLDDASQPD